Proteins encoded in a region of the Mycobacteriales bacterium genome:
- a CDS encoding rhomboid family intramembrane serine protease, translated as MSAERSPATVAPRCYRHPDRETWVSCTRCERPICPECLRPASVGFQCPQCVAEGNSSMRKPRSPYGGTIAARPGLASIALGLLNVVAFIVTALTAPGGVTGNTGSKLFDELELVPLRVAADGQYWRLLGAAFLHIGLLHLAGNMLSLAIVGPALERLLGWWRFLALYLLAALGGSVAVYLFGSPFGAVAGASGAIFGLFAATLVVVRKLGLDARFMVLAVALNFGVSFAPGISLLGHVGGFVVGGLLALAMTYAPAKSRTQVQILAMGGLLAIMVALILIRTDMLLALTG; from the coding sequence ATGAGCGCGGAGCGGTCGCCCGCGACGGTCGCTCCGCGCTGCTATCGGCATCCGGACCGGGAGACCTGGGTCTCCTGCACCCGGTGCGAGCGGCCGATCTGCCCGGAGTGCCTGCGCCCGGCCTCGGTCGGCTTCCAGTGCCCGCAGTGCGTGGCCGAGGGCAACTCGTCCATGCGCAAGCCGCGCTCCCCGTACGGCGGGACGATCGCGGCGCGGCCCGGGCTGGCGTCCATCGCGCTCGGTCTGCTGAACGTCGTCGCGTTCATCGTCACCGCGTTGACCGCGCCCGGTGGTGTCACGGGGAACACCGGCTCGAAGCTGTTCGACGAGCTGGAGCTGGTGCCGCTGCGGGTCGCCGCCGACGGGCAGTACTGGCGGCTGCTCGGGGCCGCGTTCCTGCACATCGGGCTGCTGCACCTGGCCGGCAACATGCTCTCGCTGGCGATCGTCGGGCCGGCGCTGGAGCGGCTGCTGGGCTGGTGGCGGTTCCTGGCCCTCTACCTGCTGGCCGCGCTGGGCGGGTCGGTCGCGGTCTACCTGTTCGGCTCGCCGTTCGGGGCGGTCGCCGGGGCGTCCGGGGCGATCTTCGGGCTGTTCGCGGCGACGCTGGTCGTGGTGCGCAAGCTCGGGCTGGACGCGCGGTTCATGGTGCTCGCCGTCGCGCTGAACTTCGGGGTCAGCTTCGCGCCCGGCATCTCGCTGCTCGGGCACGTCGGCGGGTTCGTCGTGGGCGGGCTGCTGGCGCTGGCGATGACGTACGCGCCGGCGAAGTCGCGGACGCAGGTGCAGATCCTCGCCATGGGCGGGTTGCTGGCGATCATGGTCGCGCTGATCCTGATCCGTACCGACATGCTGCTCGCGCTGACGGGCTGA